One genomic region from Reichenbachiella ulvae encodes:
- a CDS encoding PadR family transcriptional regulator: protein MYSNELIKGTLKTIILKLLADNGRMYGYEITQKVKLLSDEKINLTEGALYPALHKLQAEDLIIAETEVINGRKRKYYSVTPNGLDSATSRSNEFADFVKTMLGILNPQIAGK from the coding sequence ATGTATTCGAACGAATTAATCAAGGGAACACTTAAAACCATTATCCTAAAACTTCTGGCAGATAATGGTCGCATGTATGGATATGAGATTACTCAAAAGGTAAAACTCCTATCTGACGAAAAAATCAATCTGACTGAGGGCGCACTCTACCCCGCCTTACACAAACTGCAGGCAGAGGACCTCATAATCGCTGAGACTGAGGTAATCAATGGTCGCAAGCGCAAATACTATTCAGTCACACCAAACGGATTGGACAGTGCCACATCACGATCCAATGAGTTTGCAGATTTTGTTAAAACCATGTTGGGCATATTAAATCCTCAAATAGCCGGAAAATGA
- a CDS encoding M23 family metallopeptidase — protein sequence MKTLNNNQILYISNDLKSKGLSVGFRSEVLDHLCCMMEEKLESGLSFSEAYQECLAAFGEQGFEELKLKSPITKKKEKTIMQQLLTSTIAASIFIFIFNTSVADKPSMHPINNEAVVTSSFGMRFDPISKKKKHHQGIDFRSELGTPIKASGDGEIIFAESDGRYGNKIIIKHDEEYQSTYSHLDEIKVSAGDLIKKGDIIGTVGMTGASTGPHLHYEVLKNGKPVDPASFITE from the coding sequence ATGAAAACACTGAACAACAATCAAATTCTTTATATATCCAATGACCTAAAGTCCAAAGGCCTATCTGTGGGTTTTAGAAGTGAAGTGCTGGATCACCTCTGCTGCATGATGGAGGAAAAACTAGAATCAGGACTGAGCTTTTCTGAAGCGTATCAAGAATGTCTGGCAGCCTTTGGCGAACAAGGATTCGAAGAACTCAAATTAAAAAGTCCAATAACCAAGAAAAAAGAAAAGACCATTATGCAACAACTGCTGACATCCACAATCGCCGCTTCGATTTTCATTTTTATTTTTAACACCTCAGTGGCTGACAAACCTAGTATGCATCCAATCAACAATGAGGCGGTAGTAACCTCCTCTTTTGGGATGCGTTTTGACCCAATCTCGAAAAAGAAAAAGCATCATCAAGGGATTGATTTCAGAAGTGAATTAGGCACTCCTATTAAAGCATCAGGTGATGGAGAGATCATCTTTGCAGAGTCTGACGGTCGTTATGGAAACAAAATCATCATTAAGCATGATGAAGAATACCAAAGCACTTATTCTCATCTGGATGAAATAAAAGTATCAGCTGGCGACCTCATTAAAAAGGGTGACATTATTGGCACAGTAGGAATGACTGGAGCATCTACAGGCCCCCACCTTCATTATGAGGTACTAAAAAACGGAAAACCTGTTGACCCTGCCTCTTTTATTACGGAATAA
- the lysA gene encoding diaminopimelate decarboxylase encodes MAVQTPFYFYDLELLENTLQALTDAVPSDNFKVHYAIKANAETRILETIRKYGLGADCVSGNEITKALECGFDASEIVLAGVGKSDAELNTAISNQIHSINCESIEELEVINEIAEQNNQVASISFRINPNVDAKTHHKITTGLSENKFGIPISEVSRAIAEIRKMPFLSLSGIHFHIGSQILSMDPFVKLCQQVNTLLDEIEEEGITLEHINVGGGLGIDYLNPDQNPIPDFEKYFAVFKEHLNLREGQTVHFELGRSVVAQCGSLITKVLYVKKGATKNFAIVDAGMTELIRPALYDSYHEMENITADPLLGNDNYSVVGPICESSDVFGELEMPITKRNDIIKIKSAGAYGQVLSSNYNLRDSAVAYYSDEQSLNVCIGKEQEALA; translated from the coding sequence ATGGCAGTACAGACACCCTTTTACTTCTACGATCTAGAGCTGTTGGAAAACACCCTACAGGCCTTGACTGATGCAGTACCAAGTGACAATTTCAAAGTTCACTATGCAATTAAAGCCAATGCTGAAACGCGTATTTTGGAAACTATCCGGAAATATGGCCTGGGAGCCGACTGTGTCAGTGGCAATGAGATCACCAAAGCATTGGAATGCGGTTTTGATGCTTCTGAGATCGTATTGGCAGGTGTAGGTAAAAGTGATGCAGAGCTGAATACAGCGATTTCTAACCAAATCCATAGCATCAATTGCGAATCCATAGAGGAGCTGGAAGTAATCAACGAGATCGCTGAGCAAAACAATCAGGTAGCGAGCATTTCGTTTCGCATCAACCCGAACGTGGATGCCAAAACTCACCACAAAATCACCACTGGACTAAGCGAAAACAAATTCGGTATTCCGATCAGTGAGGTGAGCCGTGCGATTGCAGAAATCAGAAAAATGCCTTTCTTGTCTCTTTCTGGCATACATTTTCACATTGGGTCACAGATTCTATCTATGGATCCATTCGTCAAGCTTTGCCAGCAGGTCAATACGCTTTTGGATGAGATCGAAGAAGAAGGAATTACTTTAGAGCACATCAATGTTGGTGGTGGATTAGGTATCGATTATTTGAATCCAGATCAGAACCCGATTCCTGATTTCGAAAAATATTTTGCGGTATTCAAAGAGCATTTGAACCTAAGAGAAGGTCAGACGGTTCATTTCGAACTAGGCAGGTCAGTAGTAGCTCAGTGTGGTTCTTTGATCACCAAAGTCCTTTATGTCAAAAAAGGAGCTACTAAAAACTTTGCGATTGTAGATGCCGGAATGACCGAATTGATCAGACCTGCGCTTTACGATTCTTATCACGAGATGGAAAACATCACTGCGGATCCACTTTTGGGTAATGACAATTACTCTGTAGTAGGTCCAATCTGCGAAAGTTCTGATGTCTTTGGAGAATTGGAAATGCCAATTACCAAAAGAAACGACATCATCAAAATCAAATCGGCGGGTGCTTATGGTCAGGTATTGAGCTCTAACTATAACTTGCGCGATAGTGCAGTGGCCTATTACTCAGATGAGCAATCACTGAACGTCTGCATTGGAAAAGAACAAGAGGCGCTGGCCTAA
- a CDS encoding NAD-dependent epimerase/dehydratase family protein, which yields MIKSLVTGGAGFIGSHVAKHLIDAGHEVYVLDDLSGGFKSNIPDQAHFMEGSILDHQLLEKLFAEQKFDYVYHLAAYAAEGLSHFIKRFNYQNNLTGSVNLLNESIKNQVKCFVFTSSIAIYGDLPTPMTEEMTPQPEDPYGIAKWAFEQELAVSKKMFGQDYIIFRPHNVYGEGQNISDPYRNVLGIFMKQILEEKPLTIFGDGSQTRAFSHISEVAPVIAESVNHPAAFGETFNIGSDQTSSVHELAQMILEAFDSTLAIEFLPERMEVKHAHASHDKLKRFFKIPKECKLEEGIKKMAHWAKKQGLKAGKKFDEIEIYKNLPSSWK from the coding sequence ATGATCAAAAGCTTAGTCACAGGTGGTGCGGGATTTATTGGGAGTCATGTGGCCAAACATCTGATTGACGCTGGACATGAAGTCTACGTGCTAGATGATTTGAGTGGCGGTTTCAAATCTAATATTCCAGATCAGGCCCATTTCATGGAAGGCTCCATTCTGGATCACCAGCTACTTGAAAAACTATTTGCAGAACAAAAATTCGATTATGTCTATCATTTGGCGGCCTATGCTGCCGAAGGCCTGAGTCATTTCATCAAGCGCTTCAACTACCAAAACAATCTCACGGGCAGCGTCAATCTGCTGAACGAATCGATCAAGAATCAGGTCAAGTGTTTTGTTTTCACCTCTTCCATTGCAATTTATGGCGATCTACCTACTCCGATGACAGAAGAGATGACCCCTCAACCAGAAGATCCCTATGGAATAGCCAAATGGGCCTTCGAACAGGAATTGGCTGTCTCAAAAAAAATGTTTGGACAGGACTACATTATCTTCCGACCCCACAATGTCTATGGAGAAGGACAGAATATCAGCGATCCCTATCGCAATGTATTGGGGATATTCATGAAACAAATTCTGGAAGAGAAACCTCTTACCATTTTTGGAGACGGTTCACAGACGAGGGCTTTCAGTCATATCAGTGAGGTAGCTCCAGTCATCGCCGAGTCAGTCAACCATCCAGCTGCTTTTGGTGAGACATTCAATATCGGCTCTGACCAAACTAGTTCAGTGCATGAACTGGCCCAAATGATTCTAGAAGCCTTTGATTCTACTCTCGCGATCGAATTTCTCCCTGAACGAATGGAAGTCAAACATGCCCATGCTTCACATGATAAACTCAAGCGTTTTTTCAAGATTCCAAAGGAGTGCAAGCTTGAAGAAGGCATCAAGAAAATGGCTCATTGGGCAAAGAAGCAAGGCTTAAAAGCAGGTAAAAAGTTTGATGAGATAGAAATTTACAAGAATTTGCCTTCTAGCTGGAAATAA
- a CDS encoding glycosyltransferase family 4 protein, translating to MPKKLLFLTPYPKDTAASQRFRFEQYIPLLEAEGWQVDRQSFIDDSTWKILYLPGHHWSKLWGTVKGFSRRIWMLLRANRYEFIFIHREAAPMGPPVFEWILAKVLKKKLIYDFDDAIWKENTTGNNSLASKLKWPQKVANICRWSHRISAGNAFLAQFARTFNPKVTINPTTLDTNRRHIPAPSDSGVLVIGWTGTHSTLKYLKILEPIIAELQRTYAFQFLVIADQKPELNVPNWRFIPWNKETEIDDLNLIDIGVMPLEVDEWAKGKCGFKALQFMALEKPVVVTPVGVNAEIVENGVTGFHCSTDTEWKEAIIQLIQDQSLREKMGAKGRNKVIAEFSVDSNQDNFLSLFEG from the coding sequence ATGCCAAAAAAGCTTCTTTTCCTAACCCCTTATCCAAAAGACACAGCAGCGTCACAGCGTTTTCGATTCGAGCAGTACATTCCTTTACTAGAGGCTGAGGGTTGGCAAGTTGACAGACAGAGTTTTATTGATGACAGTACATGGAAAATTCTCTACCTCCCGGGACATCATTGGTCTAAACTATGGGGAACTGTCAAAGGATTTAGTAGAAGGATTTGGATGCTACTCAGAGCCAATCGCTACGAATTCATCTTCATACATCGTGAAGCAGCACCAATGGGCCCTCCTGTTTTTGAATGGATTTTGGCCAAAGTCCTGAAGAAAAAGCTGATCTATGATTTTGACGATGCGATCTGGAAAGAGAACACTACAGGAAACAATTCTCTGGCATCAAAGCTCAAATGGCCACAAAAAGTTGCCAACATATGCCGATGGAGTCACCGAATAAGTGCAGGTAACGCTTTCCTTGCCCAATTTGCCCGGACATTCAATCCCAAGGTTACGATCAATCCAACCACACTCGACACCAATCGGCGACATATCCCAGCTCCATCGGACTCAGGCGTTTTAGTGATCGGCTGGACGGGGACTCATTCTACGCTCAAATATCTCAAGATCCTAGAGCCAATCATTGCCGAACTGCAACGAACTTATGCCTTTCAATTTTTGGTGATTGCAGATCAAAAACCTGAGCTGAATGTACCTAATTGGAGATTCATTCCCTGGAACAAGGAAACAGAAATAGATGACCTCAATCTGATCGATATTGGTGTCATGCCACTAGAAGTTGATGAGTGGGCCAAAGGAAAATGCGGTTTCAAAGCACTTCAATTCATGGCACTAGAAAAGCCTGTAGTTGTGACTCCAGTAGGTGTCAATGCAGAAATCGTAGAAAATGGAGTCACTGGATTCCACTGTAGCACTGATACTGAATGGAAAGAGGCAATCATTCAACTGATTCAAGACCAATCCCTCCGAGAAAAAATGGGAGCAAAAGGAAGAAATAAAGTCATAGCCGAATTCTCAGTAGACTCCAATCAAGACAACTTCTTGAGCCTATTCGAAGGCTAA
- a CDS encoding tetratricopeptide repeat protein, with protein sequence MNKIAIVFSLLFLTQLAKAQPTDSIPVLLTDMNVQIETTEGINSMYNFEFRRADSQFRWIKSKYPWHPLPYFLLGLSQWWRIMPNINDEQYDEQFEIYMDSAIVMAENIYDRGSKIEGAFVLAAAYAFKGRLYSERRDWGKAAAVASDAMKYLEEVRGKAEFSPEILFGDGLYNYYIEWIPENYPMLKPLIMFFEDGDKELGVQQLKDAANNAFYTRTEAQYFLMRIQANELKDRRAALFTSDYLHTTFPNNPYFERYYARILYSNGQYRNCERICKDILMKIDSAYTGYEANSGRYASFFLGEVYSARGDYDAAEEYYNKSIVFGNTIGAQEMGYYIYSLLNLGEIAMKRGDIDQAKGYFKQVKHLADRGDRSYKLAKNYLKEL encoded by the coding sequence ATGAATAAAATAGCCATTGTTTTCAGCCTACTTTTTTTGACCCAGTTGGCAAAGGCACAGCCGACTGATAGTATTCCTGTTTTGCTCACAGATATGAATGTGCAGATTGAAACCACAGAAGGGATCAACAGCATGTACAATTTTGAATTCAGGAGAGCGGATAGTCAATTCCGATGGATCAAAAGCAAATACCCATGGCATCCTTTGCCATATTTTTTACTGGGATTGAGCCAGTGGTGGCGCATCATGCCCAACATCAATGACGAACAATACGACGAGCAATTCGAAATATACATGGACAGCGCCATTGTGATGGCGGAAAATATCTACGACCGTGGGAGCAAGATAGAAGGAGCTTTTGTCCTAGCTGCGGCTTATGCTTTCAAAGGCCGTTTGTATTCTGAAAGAAGAGATTGGGGCAAAGCAGCGGCTGTGGCCAGTGATGCTATGAAATATCTGGAGGAGGTTCGGGGCAAGGCTGAATTTAGCCCGGAGATTCTTTTCGGGGATGGCCTGTACAACTACTATATAGAGTGGATTCCTGAGAACTACCCGATGCTGAAACCGCTGATCATGTTTTTCGAAGACGGGGACAAGGAGCTAGGAGTTCAGCAATTGAAAGATGCGGCGAATAATGCTTTCTATACCCGGACAGAAGCACAATATTTCTTGATGCGTATTCAGGCCAATGAGCTGAAAGATAGACGTGCTGCTTTATTTACGTCTGATTATCTGCACACGACATTTCCTAACAATCCTTATTTCGAACGGTACTATGCACGGATCTTGTACTCCAATGGCCAATACCGAAACTGTGAACGTATTTGTAAGGATATCTTGATGAAAATTGACAGTGCCTATACGGGTTATGAAGCCAATAGTGGTCGTTATGCTTCTTTTTTTCTGGGAGAGGTTTATTCAGCCAGAGGAGACTATGACGCTGCGGAGGAGTACTACAACAAGAGTATTGTTTTTGGTAATACCATAGGAGCGCAGGAGATGGGGTATTATATCTATTCTCTGCTGAATCTGGGTGAAATAGCCATGAAGAGGGGAGATATTGATCAGGCCAAAGGTTATTTCAAACAAGTGAAACATTTGGCTGACAGAGGAGACCGGTCCTATAAACTGGCAAAGAATTATCTCAAGGAACTTTAG
- the rimO gene encoding 30S ribosomal protein S12 methylthiotransferase RimO, whose amino-acid sequence MKTKGRRKEKVNIVTLGCAKNLVDSEVILTQLKGNDIDAVHESKKNDANTVIINTCGFIENAKQESIDTILNFVEAKEQGHIEKVFVTGCLSHRYKDDLRKEIPNVDEYFGTTDLKSLLAKFKADYKHELLGERITTSDAHYAHLKISEGCDRPCSFCAIPLMRGKHISRPMDELVSEAQNLVSKGVKELLLIAQDSTYYGLDLYKKRNLAELLDRLSDVEGLDWIRLHYAFPTGFPMDVLDVMKAKPNICNYLDIPLQHGSSRILKLMRRGTDREKTQRLLDEVRNKIPDVAIRTTLIAGHPGETEEDFDEMMKFVERSQFDRLGVFAYSHEEDTHSGTMDDDVPEEVKDARVDALMELQEGISAEKNQKKIGKTFKTLIDRKDGEFFVGRTEYDSPEVDNEVLIQADDHYLRIGDFVNVEITDAEPFDLYGRPLFGKK is encoded by the coding sequence GTGAAGACAAAAGGCAGAAGAAAAGAAAAAGTAAATATCGTAACATTGGGTTGTGCTAAAAACCTGGTTGACTCTGAGGTAATCCTGACACAACTGAAAGGAAATGATATTGATGCGGTACACGAATCAAAAAAGAATGATGCCAATACTGTCATTATCAATACCTGCGGTTTCATCGAAAATGCCAAGCAGGAATCCATCGATACGATACTGAATTTTGTAGAAGCTAAAGAGCAGGGACATATAGAAAAAGTCTTTGTGACGGGTTGCCTTTCGCATCGCTACAAAGATGACCTCAGAAAAGAAATTCCAAACGTAGACGAATACTTTGGTACTACTGACCTAAAAAGTCTCCTCGCCAAATTCAAAGCAGATTACAAACACGAACTGCTTGGCGAAAGAATCACAACCTCAGATGCACACTATGCACATTTGAAGATTTCCGAAGGATGCGATAGACCCTGCTCCTTTTGTGCGATACCTCTGATGCGTGGCAAACACATCTCTCGTCCGATGGATGAACTCGTATCTGAAGCACAAAATCTAGTAAGCAAAGGAGTAAAAGAACTCCTTTTGATCGCTCAGGACTCTACTTACTACGGTTTGGATCTATACAAAAAAAGAAACCTGGCCGAACTGTTGGATCGACTATCTGATGTAGAAGGACTGGATTGGATTCGTCTGCACTATGCCTTCCCTACTGGCTTCCCAATGGATGTTTTGGATGTAATGAAAGCCAAACCCAACATCTGCAACTACCTCGACATCCCATTGCAGCATGGCTCATCGCGTATCCTGAAACTAATGCGTCGAGGAACAGATCGTGAAAAAACACAAAGACTACTGGACGAGGTTAGAAACAAAATTCCAGATGTCGCGATCAGAACAACATTGATAGCGGGGCATCCGGGAGAAACAGAAGAAGACTTTGACGAGATGATGAAATTCGTCGAAAGAAGTCAATTTGATCGATTGGGTGTTTTTGCTTATTCGCATGAAGAAGACACACACTCTGGCACCATGGATGATGATGTCCCGGAAGAGGTAAAAGATGCTAGGGTAGATGCGTTGATGGAGCTACAGGAAGGAATCTCAGCCGAGAAAAACCAAAAGAAAATTGGGAAGACTTTTAAGACCTTGATAGACCGAAAAGATGGTGAGTTTTTCGTAGGAAGAACTGAATACGACTCTCCAGAAGTGGACAATGAGGTGCTTATTCAAGCGGATGACCATTACCTACGCATCGGTGATTTTGTTAACGTGGAGATCACAGATGCAGAACCATTCGACTTATACGGTAGGCCTTTGTTCGGGAAGAAGTGA
- the bshC gene encoding bacillithiol biosynthesis cysteine-adding enzyme BshC has product MQSTQVALKDTKAFSSSFIDYIEGHEALKPFYGLSPTIESFEAQIGKKSYSEKNRLTLCQVLEEQYEGYEVAPALAANLSDLSQSNTYTVTTGHQLNIFTGPLYFIYKIATVVNACKELKAKYPDYNFVPVYWMASEDHDFEEISYFHLFGKKYQWECDEKGAVGHIATSSLDKVLEELPEKVELFEKAYKNHSNLADAARCYVNDLFGEEGLVVIDADDDRLKSLFAPQIKDDLLNHTANQLVENTNSELDALGYKTQIFPREINFFYLDDGIRERIIKEDNTYKVNNTELSFSEEEILALLDSNPEKFSPNVVMRPLYQEVILPNLAYVGGPAEVIYWLQLGKVFEHYKTAFPILLPRNFALVINKASQKKLDKFDWDDTVLFQSTDDLQSAYVNEHGNEEVSLNGEYQELEAVFNQLIEKAETIDGSLKGFISAEHAKAAKSIDNIGKRLKKSEERKHEVELNQIAGIKEKLFPGGGLQERHDNFLNFYINNPDFVKELLATLKPFDLSMHILRD; this is encoded by the coding sequence ATGCAAAGCACCCAAGTAGCACTCAAAGACACAAAGGCATTTTCATCATCATTTATCGACTACATCGAAGGCCATGAAGCACTCAAGCCTTTCTATGGCCTTTCTCCTACTATCGAATCATTTGAGGCACAAATTGGGAAGAAAAGCTACTCCGAAAAAAATCGCTTGACGCTTTGTCAGGTGTTAGAAGAACAATACGAGGGTTATGAAGTAGCACCCGCTCTGGCCGCTAATCTTTCTGACCTCTCTCAGAGCAACACCTACACAGTGACCACCGGTCACCAACTCAATATCTTCACAGGACCACTTTACTTCATCTACAAAATTGCCACAGTAGTCAATGCCTGTAAGGAGCTGAAAGCAAAATATCCAGACTACAATTTTGTTCCTGTCTACTGGATGGCATCTGAAGATCATGACTTTGAGGAAATTTCTTACTTCCATCTCTTTGGAAAAAAGTATCAATGGGAATGTGATGAAAAAGGAGCAGTAGGTCATATTGCCACCAGTAGCCTTGACAAAGTGCTCGAAGAACTACCAGAAAAAGTAGAGCTCTTTGAAAAGGCCTATAAAAACCACAGTAATTTGGCTGACGCGGCCCGATGTTACGTCAATGATCTTTTTGGTGAAGAAGGACTGGTAGTAATCGATGCTGATGACGATAGGCTTAAGTCACTTTTCGCTCCACAAATCAAAGATGACCTACTCAACCACACAGCAAATCAACTCGTAGAAAATACCAATTCGGAACTGGATGCTCTGGGGTATAAAACGCAGATTTTCCCAAGAGAAATCAACTTTTTCTACCTCGATGATGGCATCAGAGAGCGAATCATCAAGGAAGACAACACCTACAAAGTCAACAACACTGAGTTATCGTTCAGCGAAGAAGAAATCCTTGCCCTGTTAGATTCTAACCCGGAAAAGTTCAGTCCAAACGTAGTGATGCGTCCACTCTATCAAGAAGTAATTCTGCCAAACCTCGCTTATGTAGGTGGTCCTGCAGAGGTTATCTACTGGCTGCAACTGGGTAAAGTATTCGAACACTATAAGACAGCTTTCCCAATCCTACTACCAAGAAATTTCGCCTTAGTAATTAACAAAGCTTCTCAGAAAAAGCTGGACAAATTTGATTGGGACGATACCGTACTTTTCCAATCTACAGATGATCTTCAATCGGCCTATGTAAACGAACATGGCAATGAAGAGGTAAGTCTGAATGGAGAATACCAGGAGCTAGAAGCGGTTTTTAACCAACTCATAGAAAAAGCCGAAACCATCGATGGCTCACTCAAGGGTTTCATCTCTGCGGAGCATGCCAAAGCGGCCAAAAGTATCGACAACATCGGAAAGCGATTGAAAAAATCCGAAGAACGCAAGCACGAAGTGGAGCTCAATCAAATAGCCGGCATCAAAGAAAAGCTGTTTCCCGGAGGCGGATTGCAGGAGCGTCACGACAACTTCCTCAATTTCTATATCAACAACCCTGATTTCGTGAAAGAACTGTTAGCCACTCTCAAACCTTTTGATTTGAGCATGCATATCTTGAGAGATTAG
- the recQ gene encoding DNA helicase RecQ: MTTAIADKAQQILKDVFGFNKFRPLQEEVVHHCMMGNDSLVIMPTGGGKSICYQLPALTMDGAAVVISPLISLMKDQVEALKQNGVSAAFLNSSLSAQDQQKIEEEFMQGEVKIVYVSPEKLLTRNFFNVLQSVHLNLIAVDEAHCISQWGHDFRPEYTKLDFLKKQFPQTPIMALTATADKATRNDIASQLGIPEAKTFLASFDRPNLDLTVRPAQGRLETIIGLINQAPDQSGIIYCLSRKSCEQVAEKLQAKGIDADFYHAGLPSDVRDKTQERFIRDDLKIVCATIAFGMGIDKSNVRWVIHYNLPKNLESYYQEIGRAGRDGLDSRTLLFFSYGDVVQLKQFIEESPQKPLLEAKLQRMQQYAEATTCRRKVLLSYFGEQLEKDCGNCDVCRNPPQFMDGTVLAQKAISALVRARQKVGMRLLIDILRGSKQQEVFRLGLHEIKTYGAGKEHSYFEWQHFIGQFLNLGLLEIAFDQHNALRITELGKRALKAEVPVQITKPESLDERKQRLAQAKPKKSEQQANELFARLKALRKKIAEEQAVPAYVVFNDATLEDMASQRPTDEDKLLEVSGVGQRKVDQYGDRFIREVIAYIKEKTEQGEKVKGATHIVTFELLKEGLSPDEIAGKRQLNIVTIYSHIATLYEQGKDVEMRKFLTEAEENRIIPAIKELGEPDKLKPLFDHFKEEIPYYKLRLAMAVYKKTKG; encoded by the coding sequence ATGACAACAGCTATTGCCGATAAAGCCCAACAGATTCTCAAAGATGTTTTTGGTTTCAATAAATTTCGCCCACTTCAAGAGGAGGTGGTGCATCATTGTATGATGGGTAATGATTCGCTGGTGATCATGCCTACCGGAGGGGGGAAATCGATCTGCTACCAACTGCCGGCTCTGACGATGGATGGTGCAGCAGTTGTGATTTCTCCTTTGATCTCATTGATGAAAGACCAGGTGGAGGCTTTAAAGCAAAATGGGGTTTCTGCTGCTTTTTTGAATAGTTCGTTGAGTGCTCAGGATCAGCAAAAAATTGAAGAGGAGTTCATGCAAGGGGAGGTGAAGATAGTCTATGTCTCTCCTGAGAAACTTCTTACCCGTAATTTCTTCAATGTTCTACAATCTGTTCATCTGAATCTGATAGCCGTAGATGAAGCTCACTGTATCTCGCAGTGGGGGCATGACTTTCGTCCCGAATATACCAAGCTCGATTTTCTGAAAAAGCAGTTTCCACAGACCCCAATCATGGCGCTGACTGCTACTGCGGATAAAGCGACTCGAAATGATATTGCCAGTCAGTTGGGGATTCCAGAGGCTAAAACCTTCTTGGCTTCATTTGATCGCCCCAATTTAGATCTGACTGTAAGGCCAGCGCAGGGGAGGCTGGAAACGATCATAGGATTAATCAATCAGGCGCCAGATCAGTCCGGGATCATATACTGTCTGAGTAGAAAGAGCTGTGAGCAAGTAGCTGAAAAGCTTCAGGCGAAGGGGATAGATGCGGATTTTTATCATGCGGGTCTACCTTCGGACGTCCGGGACAAAACCCAAGAAAGGTTCATACGAGATGATTTGAAGATCGTCTGCGCGACAATTGCTTTTGGGATGGGGATTGACAAGTCGAATGTGAGATGGGTGATTCACTACAACCTACCGAAAAATCTGGAGAGTTATTATCAAGAGATTGGCCGGGCAGGCAGGGATGGATTGGACTCCAGAACATTATTGTTTTTCAGTTATGGAGATGTGGTTCAGCTGAAACAATTCATAGAAGAAAGTCCGCAGAAGCCTTTGTTGGAGGCTAAGTTGCAGCGCATGCAGCAGTATGCAGAGGCTACTACCTGTCGTAGAAAAGTGCTGCTTAGCTATTTCGGTGAGCAGCTGGAAAAGGACTGTGGCAATTGTGATGTTTGTCGTAATCCGCCGCAGTTTATGGACGGAACTGTGCTAGCACAAAAGGCGATTTCTGCTCTAGTGAGGGCTCGGCAGAAAGTAGGGATGCGACTGCTCATCGATATTCTGAGAGGCTCGAAACAACAGGAAGTTTTTCGGTTGGGGCTACATGAGATCAAGACCTACGGAGCAGGAAAGGAGCACAGCTATTTCGAATGGCAGCATTTCATTGGACAGTTTTTGAATCTAGGGTTGTTGGAGATTGCCTTTGATCAGCACAATGCACTACGGATCACTGAGCTAGGTAAGCGAGCGCTAAAGGCAGAGGTTCCTGTTCAGATCACTAAGCCAGAAAGCTTGGATGAAAGAAAGCAGCGACTGGCTCAAGCCAAGCCGAAAAAATCAGAGCAGCAAGCCAATGAGTTGTTTGCACGTCTTAAGGCCCTGAGGAAGAAAATTGCCGAGGAGCAGGCTGTTCCGGCCTATGTGGTTTTCAATGATGCCACTCTTGAGGATATGGCCTCACAGCGACCGACGGATGAGGATAAATTGCTGGAGGTCTCAGGAGTGGGTCAGCGCAAGGTAGATCAGTACGGAGATCGTTTCATTCGTGAGGTCATTGCCTACATCAAAGAAAAAACTGAGCAAGGGGAGAAAGTAAAAGGAGCCACTCATATCGTGACATTCGAGTTGCTCAAAGAGGGGCTGAGTCCTGATGAGATTGCTGGAAAACGGCAGCTCAATATCGTGACGATTTACTCTCACATAGCCACGCTGTATGAGCAGGGCAAGGATGTAGAAATGCGAAAATTCCTGACTGAGGCAGAAGAGAATAGAATCATACCCGCCATCAAGGAACTGGGAGAACCCGATAAGCTTAAGCCTCTATTTGATCATTTTAAGGAGGAAATACCCTATTACAAATTGAGGCTGGCGATGGCGGTTTATAAGAAGACGAAAGGTTAA